CCTATTATGCTCAATACCGAGTCCAACACGGCACGCCTCTCCAAATCAGCTACACTGTCTATCTTTTTACCTATTAAATAATTACACCCACAACGACCTGCACATCTTACGGGACACAAGCGGCAAACGGCACATGAGTAATTAAGAGCTAAGATACAAGACAAAAGCAAACAGCGCACTCCAAACGCACACCGCGCCACCCTAAAGACCCAATTTACAAAGGACGACAGGTAGTAGCGGGGAGTAGATTTGAACTACTGATCTCTGGGTTATGAGCCCAGCGGGTTAATCCTGGCTACCCCACCCCGCTTCTTTTTCGTCAACATTTTGTTGGCGCAACCTATTACTTGAGTTGTCAAATATTAATAGTTTCTTTTTCCTTTGCGGCAAAAGAATTTTAGTTGGGAACATATTTCCCTATGGAAGAGTGTCTCAGTAATGGATAAGCCGTATTTGCGTAAACTTTCAACTCCAACTCTGGACAACCCGATTTTCGTCCAGGGCTTGCCGGGTTTTGGTAACGTTGGTCGTATCGCTGCGCACCTGTTAATCAAGTTCTGTGACGCTAAGCCTTTTGCTGAGTTGTATTCTCCCTCGTTCCCTGATTACGTTGCCATCAGTTCTAAGGGCATCTGTCACCTGCCGCGGTACGAGTTTTTCTACGCTCCGATGGAAAGGAACAATTTGGTCATCATGACAGGGGAGATTCAGCCCTCGTTTGACGATGTCGTTGCGCACTACGAGGTTTGCGATCACGTGATTGATTTTGTCGAGTCGATTGGTTGCCGCTTCATCGTAACCATGGGCGGTGTACCTATAACTGAAGATAAGACTCAGGTTTACATCGCTGCTACCTCGCCGAGGTTGGCAACCGAGTTCATGGAGAAAGGCGGAGTCATCTATAGTAAGGGCAGAATCGTTGGTGGAACAGGTTTGATGTTGGCTTTGGCGAAAGAGAGGAAGCTTGAAGGCGTGAGTTTGCTCGGTACAACTATGGGTTTTAAGGCTGATCGTGAGGCTGGGTTTTTAGTTTTCAAGTTTTTGATGAAGGCTTTAGGAAAAGAGATAAAAGAAGGTTTAGTAGAGAACA
This is a stretch of genomic DNA from Candidatus Bathyarchaeota archaeon. It encodes these proteins:
- a CDS encoding PAC2 family protein, with product MDKPYLRKLSTPTLDNPIFVQGLPGFGNVGRIAAHLLIKFCDAKPFAELYSPSFPDYVAISSKGICHLPRYEFFYAPMERNNLVIMTGEIQPSFDDVVAHYEVCDHVIDFVESIGCRFIVTMGGVPITEDKTQVYIAATSPRLATEFMEKGGVIYSKGRIVGGTGLMLALAKERKLEGVSLLGTTMGFKADREAGFLVFKFLMKALGKEIKEGLVENNAPEE